Proteins from a single region of Vibrio sp. DW001:
- a CDS encoding OsmC family protein, which yields MEAAVKWVNDFTFIGNSQSGHAIVMDGNGGSSAPSPMELVLMAAGGCSSVDVVDGLKSAGQKIDSCIAKLTTERRDTAPRIFTRVNIHFEVSGQGLDAAVVEKVTRDSLQKYCSVCLMLGEGVTMTHSWEVV from the coding sequence ATGGAAGCAGCAGTAAAGTGGGTAAATGACTTTACCTTTATCGGAAATTCCCAATCCGGTCATGCCATTGTAATGGATGGAAACGGGGGATCATCTGCACCAAGCCCAATGGAATTGGTGCTAATGGCGGCAGGCGGATGCAGTTCCGTAGATGTTGTCGATGGTCTCAAGTCAGCGGGTCAAAAAATAGATTCTTGTATAGCTAAGCTGACAACTGAAAGAAGAGATACGGCACCAAGAATATTTACCAGGGTCAACATTCACTTTGAAGTAAGTGGGCAAGGGCTTGATGCGGCTGTAGTAGAAAAAGTGACTCGAGATTCATTGCAAAAATACTGTTCTGTTTGCTTAATGTTGGGTGAGGGCGTAACCATGACTCATTCATGGGAAGTGGTATAA
- a CDS encoding DUF2850 domain-containing protein, which produces MTDITVTILLARLGLNGRWRIEENVMASLGRTTPRKNSKDDDLERGPKYALYVWLFFFLVTAAIGIYVAIKSYKEYIDPVRVYGHWSEIGAPSWSTDQFILTPEGVMVDSRYIASTFEFDGSIASFNAGGERYEYKVFGANNERLKRLSGGGHVASFIKQGYEHTLPQEDGIGPARRVSLAEHFQSKK; this is translated from the coding sequence TTGACCGATATTACTGTCACTATCTTGTTGGCTAGGTTAGGATTAAATGGAAGATGGCGAATTGAAGAGAACGTAATGGCATCATTGGGACGAACAACACCGCGTAAAAATAGCAAAGACGATGACCTGGAAAGAGGGCCTAAATATGCTCTGTATGTGTGGTTGTTTTTCTTTCTAGTGACCGCGGCTATAGGTATTTACGTTGCCATTAAAAGCTATAAAGAATATATCGATCCAGTACGTGTCTATGGCCATTGGTCAGAGATCGGTGCGCCTAGTTGGTCAACGGATCAATTTATACTTACACCCGAAGGGGTCATGGTTGACAGCAGATATATTGCTTCTACTTTCGAGTTTGATGGCTCTATTGCTTCTTTCAATGCAGGTGGTGAACGATATGAATATAAGGTGTTTGGGGCCAATAATGAACGGCTAAAGCGTTTATCTGGTGGTGGCCATGTAGCGTCATTCATAAAACAAGGCTATGAACATACGCTCCCACAAGAAGATGGTATTGGCCCTGCGAGACGTGTTTCGTTAGCCGAGCATTTTCAAAGTAAGAAATAA
- a CDS encoding putative quinol monooxygenase, with translation MAKLTIVANIFAKADQIDRVKAELLKLIDITRAEEGCINYDLHQDNENPAHFTFYENWVSRELWQTHMGNTHLQEYMVATEGAVEEFILNEMTSIA, from the coding sequence ATGGCTAAATTAACTATCGTCGCAAATATTTTCGCAAAAGCAGACCAAATCGATCGAGTAAAAGCCGAGTTGCTGAAGCTTATCGATATCACTCGTGCTGAGGAAGGTTGTATCAACTACGACTTGCATCAAGATAATGAGAATCCAGCACACTTTACCTTCTATGAAAACTGGGTATCTCGCGAGCTTTGGCAAACTCACATGGGCAATACACATCTACAAGAATATATGGTCGCGACTGAGGGCGCAGTGGAAGAGTTTATTTTAAATGAGATGACTAGCATTGCTTAA
- a CDS encoding LysR family transcriptional regulator — translation MLLEDLRVILKVAEFRSITAAASHLDMRMATASAAVKRVERSLGADLFIRTTRQLRLSTAGERYIPQCEQALLMLEQAKQNMKDDLDIVDGELRIALSSDLGRNLVVPWLDEFLHTYPEVHLRANISDSNIDFYRDAIDIALRYGSPDDANLYGFKICNAPRLLCATQGYLDANGTPMHPDDLTEHNGLLYQLYDVLHDEWVFLRKDQQYKIKMKGDRASNDGDLVRRWCVAGEGLAVKSCLDMSQDLLAGNILPVMTDYQPYPTELWLIFPSRQSITPAARLIRDALKTKCASILKQLVDNGILDVSVLKN, via the coding sequence ATGTTATTAGAAGATCTGAGAGTTATTCTTAAAGTGGCGGAATTTCGCAGCATTACTGCCGCCGCATCACATTTAGATATGCGAATGGCAACAGCAAGTGCTGCGGTCAAACGTGTCGAACGTTCTCTAGGCGCCGACCTTTTCATTCGTACCACTCGTCAGCTTAGGCTTTCTACGGCAGGTGAACGATATATACCTCAATGCGAACAAGCTTTGTTGATGCTAGAGCAGGCTAAACAGAACATGAAAGACGATCTTGATATTGTCGATGGAGAACTTCGTATTGCTCTATCATCCGATTTAGGTCGTAATTTGGTCGTTCCATGGTTGGATGAGTTCTTGCACACCTACCCCGAAGTTCACCTTAGAGCCAATATAAGTGATAGCAATATCGATTTTTATCGCGACGCCATCGATATAGCCCTTCGGTATGGCTCTCCAGATGATGCCAACCTCTATGGATTTAAGATCTGTAATGCACCTAGGCTCTTGTGTGCCACACAAGGATATCTGGATGCAAATGGGACTCCAATGCATCCCGATGACCTAACAGAGCATAACGGGCTTCTCTATCAGCTATATGACGTACTGCACGACGAGTGGGTGTTCTTACGTAAGGATCAACAATATAAGATTAAAATGAAGGGAGATCGGGCCTCCAATGATGGTGATTTGGTCCGGAGATGGTGTGTCGCTGGCGAAGGACTTGCGGTCAAATCGTGCCTAGATATGTCTCAAGACTTATTGGCAGGAAATATCCTTCCTGTCATGACAGATTATCAACCTTATCCCACAGAATTATGGCTTATCTTTCCAAGTCGACAATCTATTACACCTGCTGCAAGATTGATAAGAGATGCATTAAAGACAAAATGCGCCTCTATTTTAAAACAGTTGGTCGATAACGGGATCCTAGACGTCAGTGTTCTGAAAAATTGA
- a CDS encoding putative quinol monooxygenase yields the protein MTKLTIIANIVAKSDKIELVKSELLKLIETTRAEEGCINYDLHQDNDNLAHFQFFENWASRELWQAHMSNQHLIDYVAATEGAVEEFVVSEMTHIA from the coding sequence ATGACAAAGTTGACAATTATTGCAAATATTGTTGCTAAATCAGACAAGATTGAACTGGTTAAAAGTGAATTATTGAAGTTGATTGAAACAACTCGCGCGGAAGAAGGGTGTATCAATTATGATTTGCACCAAGACAACGATAATTTGGCGCACTTTCAGTTTTTCGAGAACTGGGCGTCACGTGAGTTGTGGCAGGCTCATATGAGCAACCAGCATTTGATCGATTATGTAGCAGCAACGGAAGGCGCTGTAGAAGAATTCGTTGTCAGTGAAATGACGCATATAGCCTAA